Proteins found in one Amycolatopsis aidingensis genomic segment:
- a CDS encoding MFS transporter, which produces MRGSGFPSVPHEVRDFYGRRHRVGVSDRELLGRSRGWMLWAAWAAMLVASLGQYGYGALIPVLGELHGWTVTEALAVLAIWTCCQSLTVYPVARLRHRLRLAPVVPMAAGAVLTANGLITLGASGSFLVALLNHAVLGGLGAGLIYGTALGVVAQWYPERPARTSFVSGAFAYGAIPFLVLAGWLAGTGGVDLLLVLSGGAVLLVAGAAAAVLRDPPEGWWPAHIDPRRWAVDKSINPGLRNNKPAVRRYAPGEVLRTRMSALLYLAVACAAAVSLFDLAYLALLATRDGAGPAMAAAAVGVLAGASGLARLAAGWAGDRLGRTRLVRRALAAGAAAQLVLLFAGLHGLWWLLLAGAFVAGASAGTCYAVLPGLAEAHFGEHPGLPIFSLFYGAKASGGLIGIGLAMIFAYPAGTVMALPIVAVLSLVGAVLVRTLRRPGMPTVLPPSPSF; this is translated from the coding sequence ATGCGTGGCTCCGGCTTTCCCTCCGTCCCGCACGAGGTACGTGACTTCTATGGCAGGCGGCATCGCGTCGGCGTGAGCGATCGGGAACTGCTCGGGCGGTCCCGGGGCTGGATGCTGTGGGCGGCCTGGGCGGCGATGCTGGTGGCAAGCCTCGGGCAGTACGGCTACGGCGCGCTGATCCCGGTCCTCGGTGAGCTGCACGGTTGGACGGTCACCGAGGCGCTGGCCGTGCTCGCGATCTGGACCTGCTGCCAGAGCCTCACCGTGTATCCCGTGGCCCGGCTGCGACACCGGTTGCGGCTGGCGCCGGTCGTGCCGATGGCGGCGGGTGCGGTGCTCACCGCGAACGGCCTGATCACTCTCGGCGCCTCGGGCAGCTTCCTGGTGGCGCTGCTGAACCACGCCGTGCTCGGCGGCCTCGGGGCCGGGCTGATCTACGGGACGGCGCTCGGTGTCGTCGCCCAGTGGTACCCGGAGCGACCGGCGCGGACCTCGTTCGTGAGCGGGGCGTTCGCCTACGGCGCGATTCCGTTCCTCGTGCTGGCTGGCTGGCTCGCCGGCACGGGCGGGGTCGACCTGCTGCTCGTGCTGTCCGGGGGAGCGGTGCTGCTGGTGGCCGGTGCGGCCGCCGCCGTGCTGCGCGATCCGCCGGAGGGCTGGTGGCCCGCGCATATCGACCCGCGACGGTGGGCGGTCGACAAATCGATCAACCCCGGCCTGCGGAACAACAAGCCCGCAGTGCGCCGGTATGCGCCCGGCGAGGTACTGCGCACCCGGATGTCCGCCCTGCTCTATCTCGCGGTGGCCTGTGCCGCCGCGGTCTCCCTGTTCGACCTTGCCTACCTGGCGCTGCTGGCCACGCGGGACGGCGCGGGGCCGGCGATGGCGGCCGCCGCCGTCGGGGTGCTGGCAGGCGCGAGCGGGCTGGCGCGGCTGGCCGCAGGCTGGGCGGGGGACCGGTTGGGCCGAACTCGGCTGGTGCGGCGGGCACTGGCGGCGGGGGCCGCGGCCCAGCTGGTGCTGCTGTTCGCCGGGTTGCACGGCCTGTGGTGGCTGCTGCTGGCCGGTGCCTTCGTGGCGGGCGCGAGCGCGGGTACCTGCTATGCGGTGCTGCCCGGTCTGGCCGAGGCGCATTTCGGTGAGCACCCGGGTTTGCCCATCTTCAGCCTGTTCTACGGGGCGAAGGCTTCCGGTGGCCTGATCGGCATCGGCCTGGCGATGATCTTCGCCTACCCCGCGGGAACGGTCATGGCCCTCCCGATCGTGGCGGTGCTGAGCCTGGTCGGCGCGGTACTCGTCCGGACGCTCCGGCGGCCGGGGATGCCGACCGTGCTGCCGCCATCACCCTCTTTCTAG
- a CDS encoding AbfB domain-containing protein, with translation MRRWRRVVVATAICAVPAGLLSPVAAADPAQNAPASQQAEAAEVPEATLQDKVRAASALGIVAGDDLLVLSDRNFVFELWNRAEGEEVRASAELALGDTDSDAACTAWIKNGIHEAVKRDQANELRDAEKARIARELKRNGAMVIGIEPTPEMLVLSYRDFIYELWERAEGDRVKAAALEAFGADEAAQKRFLSEGIREAHEQDQLDAIEEDEQASEEEKARQRARAAKDRAMRSVLGVVPTDGMLDLSDDNFIREVWDRAEPDTEVQAAAIAALRSSDPAVWKQFIEVGIYEADERDKANELREQEEADRKRVLEIKTWAENSLVHPGLAHAAQTALDAGPAEVSRFLRYGQYNNLVQSLRADTRGMRGWYIRHKEDDSPVRIHPGEPVPAQGVGADANWRVLRGLADPDCHSFEVDGRPGVYLTHEDLRVKALPSDGSDQFRANATWCSRTGLHGGGVSLEAFSEPGRFLRHIDGQVWVANDSGEHWFDKSAYYEADASWRVMGANPVSTGILLRWLNDTAIRERLGGPQDVEQADGDVRWRVYERGRMYWTSETGARQIAASVLEKYLELGGHKGGFGVPETDHRTTPDGIGRYNHFSKYDTSIYWSPDTGAHLIQGAIRKKWADLGWEKGILGYPITDMLTASDGVGRYNDFDRPDGGSIYWSPNSGAHAVWGEIRDKWSALGRATSRLGYPVAEQSESQGVLTQRFQGGRIEHNKETGQTTVHYD, from the coding sequence ATGAGACGGTGGAGACGTGTTGTCGTCGCGACGGCGATCTGTGCGGTCCCGGCGGGGCTGCTGAGTCCGGTCGCGGCGGCCGATCCGGCGCAGAACGCCCCGGCCAGTCAGCAGGCCGAGGCGGCCGAGGTGCCGGAGGCCACCCTGCAGGACAAGGTCCGGGCGGCCTCGGCGCTGGGGATCGTGGCCGGTGACGACCTGCTGGTGCTCAGCGATCGCAACTTCGTGTTCGAGCTGTGGAACCGGGCCGAGGGCGAGGAGGTACGTGCCTCCGCCGAACTGGCGCTGGGGGACACTGACTCCGACGCCGCCTGCACGGCGTGGATCAAGAACGGAATCCACGAGGCGGTCAAGCGGGACCAGGCCAACGAGCTGCGCGACGCCGAGAAGGCGCGGATCGCGCGTGAGCTCAAGCGCAACGGCGCGATGGTGATCGGGATCGAACCGACGCCGGAGATGCTGGTGCTGAGCTACCGGGACTTCATCTACGAGCTGTGGGAACGCGCCGAGGGTGACCGGGTGAAGGCCGCGGCGCTGGAGGCCTTCGGCGCGGATGAGGCCGCGCAGAAGCGGTTCCTTTCCGAGGGCATCCGCGAGGCGCACGAGCAGGATCAGCTCGACGCGATCGAGGAGGACGAACAGGCCTCCGAGGAGGAGAAGGCCCGGCAGCGTGCCCGCGCCGCCAAGGATCGTGCGATGCGCTCGGTGCTTGGCGTTGTGCCCACTGATGGGATGCTCGACCTCTCCGACGACAACTTCATCCGTGAGGTGTGGGACCGCGCCGAACCGGACACCGAGGTGCAGGCCGCGGCGATCGCGGCGCTGCGCAGCTCGGACCCGGCCGTGTGGAAGCAGTTCATCGAGGTCGGCATCTACGAGGCCGACGAGCGGGACAAGGCCAACGAGTTGCGAGAGCAGGAGGAGGCCGACCGCAAGCGAGTCCTGGAGATCAAGACCTGGGCCGAGAACAGCCTGGTCCACCCTGGCCTGGCGCACGCGGCGCAGACCGCACTGGATGCCGGGCCTGCCGAAGTGTCGCGCTTCCTCCGTTACGGCCAGTACAACAACTTGGTGCAGTCGTTGCGGGCTGATACACGTGGTATGCGTGGCTGGTACATCCGCCACAAGGAGGACGATTCGCCGGTACGGATCCATCCGGGGGAGCCGGTTCCCGCGCAGGGCGTCGGCGCGGACGCCAATTGGCGGGTGCTCAGGGGCCTTGCCGACCCTGACTGCCATTCCTTCGAGGTGGACGGTCGACCAGGCGTGTATCTGACTCACGAAGACCTGCGAGTCAAGGCGTTGCCCAGCGACGGTAGTGACCAGTTCCGCGCGAATGCCACTTGGTGTTCGCGGACTGGCCTGCATGGTGGCGGCGTCAGTCTCGAGGCTTTCAGCGAACCTGGTCGATTCTTGCGGCACATCGATGGGCAGGTGTGGGTCGCGAACGACAGCGGTGAACATTGGTTCGACAAGTCGGCGTACTACGAAGCGGATGCTTCATGGCGGGTCATGGGTGCGAACCCTGTCTCTACCGGGATTCTGCTGCGATGGCTCAATGACACCGCGATTCGGGAACGTCTCGGCGGGCCGCAAGATGTCGAGCAGGCCGACGGCGATGTCCGTTGGCGTGTGTACGAACGTGGCCGGATGTACTGGACCAGCGAGACCGGAGCGAGGCAGATCGCCGCATCGGTTCTGGAGAAGTACTTGGAGCTCGGTGGGCACAAGGGCGGATTCGGGGTTCCGGAAACCGATCATCGGACCACGCCTGACGGTATCGGCCGGTACAACCATTTCAGCAAGTACGACACGTCGATCTATTGGTCCCCGGACACCGGTGCGCACCTGATTCAAGGGGCGATCAGGAAAAAGTGGGCCGACCTTGGCTGGGAGAAAGGCATCCTCGGCTATCCGATCACCGATATGCTGACGGCTTCTGATGGCGTGGGCCGGTACAACGACTTCGACCGCCCGGATGGTGGCTCGATCTACTGGTCCCCGAACAGCGGAGCGCACGCGGTGTGGGGCGAGATCCGCGACAAGTGGTCCGCTCTGGGCCGGGCGACGTCGCGGCTGGGCTACCCGGTGGCCGAGCAGAGCGAGTCCCAGGGCGTGCTGACTCAGCGGTTCCAGGGCGGCCGGATCGAGCACAACAAGGAGACCGGTCAGACCACCGTGCACTACGACTGA
- a CDS encoding Rv2732c family membrane protein: MSEDASGAGDGGSEVDDLAADVDRVVTRAARTVEFGRRGFVIAVGTFVLILSLLLPWAGDHVGWQVLAGEAGWIPRLFATTSTGFGILASALALITRRWWLAWVCAVGGWFASVDGLLAIWSQQSAPATGVAGDGPGIGMVIAVITTIVLAAQWLRTAWSRS, translated from the coding sequence ATGAGCGAGGACGCAAGCGGCGCCGGTGACGGCGGCTCCGAGGTCGACGACCTTGCCGCCGATGTCGACCGGGTGGTGACCAGGGCCGCGCGCACCGTCGAGTTCGGCAGGCGCGGGTTCGTCATCGCCGTGGGCACCTTCGTGCTGATCCTCAGCCTGTTGCTGCCCTGGGCCGGTGACCACGTTGGCTGGCAGGTGCTGGCCGGCGAGGCCGGGTGGATTCCCCGGCTGTTCGCCACCACCTCGACCGGCTTCGGCATTCTCGCTTCCGCACTCGCCCTGATCACCCGCCGGTGGTGGCTGGCGTGGGTGTGCGCGGTCGGTGGCTGGTTCGCCTCGGTGGACGGGTTGCTGGCGATCTGGTCACAGCAGTCCGCGCCCGCCACCGGCGTCGCGGGGGACGGCCCCGGGATCGGGATGGTCATCGCTGTGATTACGACGATCGTGCTCGCCGCGCAATGGTTGCGCACCGCCTGGTCGCGGTCCTGA
- the miaB gene encoding tRNA (N6-isopentenyl adenosine(37)-C2)-methylthiotransferase MiaB, translating into MTRSYQIRTFGCQMNVHDSERLAGQLEDAGYVPADGGTPDVVVFNTCAVRENADNKLYGNLGNLRQVKGANPGMQIAVGGCLAQKDRGEIVKRAPWVDVVFGTHNIGSLPVLLERARHNAEAEVEILESLETFPSTLPARRDSAYSGWVSISVGCNNTCTFCIVPSLRGKERDRRPGEILSEVEALVAEGVLEVTLLGQNVNSYGVEFGERQAFSQLLRSCGSVDGLERVRFTSPHPAAFTDDVIDAMAETPNVCHQLHMPLQSGSDRVLKQMRRSYRAARFLSILDKVRAAMPEAAISTDIIVGFPGETEEDFQQTLDVVRQARFSSAFTFQYSKRPGTPAAEMAGQLPKEVVQERYDRLVQLQDEIALAENRALVGRKVELLVASGEGRKDTETDRMSGRARDGRLVHFTPTGPAVDRSVRPGDIVETMVTYGAPHHLVADGDLLTHRRTRAGDNTEAGTRPKTNGVTLGLPSFGRPATQPAPAENGCSR; encoded by the coding sequence GTGACCCGCAGCTACCAGATCCGCACCTTCGGCTGCCAGATGAACGTACACGACTCCGAACGTCTGGCAGGCCAGCTCGAGGACGCGGGCTACGTCCCCGCGGACGGCGGCACGCCCGATGTCGTCGTGTTCAACACCTGCGCCGTCCGGGAGAACGCGGACAACAAGCTGTACGGCAACCTGGGTAACCTGCGGCAGGTCAAGGGCGCCAACCCCGGGATGCAGATCGCGGTGGGCGGCTGCCTCGCCCAGAAGGACCGCGGCGAGATCGTCAAGCGCGCCCCGTGGGTGGACGTGGTGTTCGGCACGCACAACATCGGCTCGCTGCCGGTGCTGCTGGAGCGGGCCCGGCACAACGCCGAGGCCGAGGTGGAGATCCTGGAGTCGCTGGAGACCTTCCCCTCCACCCTGCCCGCCCGGCGGGACTCGGCCTACTCGGGCTGGGTGTCCATCTCGGTCGGTTGTAACAATACGTGCACGTTTTGTATCGTCCCCTCGTTACGCGGGAAGGAACGCGACCGCCGCCCCGGGGAGATCCTGTCCGAGGTCGAGGCACTGGTGGCCGAGGGCGTGCTGGAGGTGACCCTGCTCGGGCAGAACGTCAACTCCTACGGGGTGGAGTTCGGCGAGCGGCAGGCCTTCTCCCAGTTGCTGCGCTCCTGCGGCAGCGTGGACGGCCTGGAGCGGGTGCGGTTCACCTCCCCGCATCCGGCCGCCTTCACCGATGACGTGATCGACGCGATGGCCGAGACCCCGAACGTGTGCCACCAGCTGCACATGCCGTTGCAGTCCGGCTCGGACCGGGTGCTGAAGCAGATGCGCCGCTCCTACCGTGCGGCGCGGTTCCTCTCCATCCTGGACAAGGTGCGCGCGGCGATGCCGGAGGCGGCGATCAGCACCGACATCATCGTCGGTTTCCCCGGCGAGACCGAAGAGGACTTTCAGCAGACCCTCGACGTGGTCCGGCAGGCCAGGTTCTCCAGCGCGTTCACCTTCCAGTACTCCAAGCGGCCGGGCACCCCGGCGGCCGAGATGGCGGGGCAGCTGCCCAAGGAGGTCGTGCAGGAACGCTACGACCGGCTGGTCCAGCTGCAGGACGAGATCGCCTTGGCGGAGAACCGCGCGCTGGTCGGCAGGAAGGTGGAGCTGCTGGTGGCGAGCGGGGAAGGCCGTAAGGACACCGAGACCGACCGGATGAGCGGCCGGGCCAGGGACGGCAGGCTGGTGCACTTCACCCCGACCGGCCCCGCCGTGGACCGCTCGGTGCGGCCGGGGGACATCGTGGAGACCATGGTGACCTACGGCGCGCCGCACCACCTGGTGGCCGACGGCGACCTGCTCACCCACCGCCGTACCAGGGCGGGGGACAACACCGAGGCCGGCACGCGGCCGAAGACCAACGGCGTGACCCTCGGGCTGCCCTCATTCGGCCGGCCTGCCACGCAGCCGGCCCCGGCGGAGAACGGATGTTCGCGATGA
- a CDS encoding amino acid ABC transporter ATP-binding protein produces MIKAAAVNKFFGDLHVLKDIDMEVPRGQVVVVLGPSGSGKSTLCRAINRLEPINSGQIEVDGQPLPAEGKALAALRADVGMVFQQFNLFAHKTILENVTLGPVKVRKVSGDEARKTAMELLERVGITNQAEKYPAQLSGGQQQRAAIARALAMRPKVMLFDEPTSALDPEMVQEVLDTMTGLAKDGMTMLVVTHEMGFARKAAHRVVFMSDGEIVEDSTPDEFFTAPKSDRAKDFLGKILTH; encoded by the coding sequence ATGATCAAGGCGGCAGCCGTGAACAAGTTCTTCGGCGACCTGCACGTGCTCAAGGACATCGACATGGAGGTCCCGCGGGGGCAGGTCGTCGTGGTACTCGGCCCTTCGGGCTCCGGCAAGTCCACCCTCTGCCGGGCGATCAACCGGCTGGAGCCGATCAACTCCGGGCAGATCGAGGTGGACGGCCAGCCGCTGCCCGCGGAGGGCAAGGCGCTCGCCGCGCTGCGCGCGGACGTCGGGATGGTGTTCCAGCAGTTCAACCTGTTCGCGCACAAGACGATCCTCGAGAACGTCACGCTCGGGCCGGTCAAGGTGCGTAAGGTCTCCGGCGACGAAGCCCGCAAGACCGCGATGGAACTGCTGGAGCGGGTCGGCATCACCAACCAGGCTGAGAAGTACCCGGCCCAGTTGTCCGGCGGCCAGCAGCAGCGTGCGGCGATCGCCAGGGCGCTGGCCATGCGACCGAAGGTGATGCTGTTCGACGAACCGACCTCGGCACTGGACCCGGAGATGGTCCAGGAGGTCCTGGACACCATGACCGGCCTCGCCAAGGACGGGATGACCATGCTCGTGGTCACCCATGAGATGGGTTTCGCCCGGAAGGCCGCGCACCGGGTGGTGTTCATGTCCGATGGTGAGATCGTCGAGGACTCGACCCCGGACGAGTTCTTCACCGCGCCGAAATCGGACCGCGCGAAGGACTTTCTTGGCAAGATCCTGACTCACTAG
- a CDS encoding glutamate ABC transporter substrate-binding protein, whose amino-acid sequence MRIRTLAAGLMVGALALTACGKEGSPADPGNGNGEGDGGGTQLPTYEVAQDVTVEGSPTFDKIKAAGQPTIGVKQDQPGLGEKDATTGEYNGFDIEIAKLITAKLGFEPDSIEYKPVPSAGREQALINGDVHYYVGTYTINDKRKEQVSFAGPYFVAGQDLLVAKDNTDITGPDALSGKKVCSVSGSTPIQRVREEGMVEPGGEIVELQTYSQCVEQLAQGRVDAVTTDDAILKGYAAQEPDTFRVVGETFSDEPYGVGLPKEDKALRDKVNDILEQALEDGTWQQIYDATLGKSGSTAEKPTIDRY is encoded by the coding sequence ATGAGGATCCGCACCCTGGCGGCGGGGCTGATGGTCGGCGCCCTCGCGCTGACCGCGTGTGGCAAGGAGGGCAGCCCGGCCGACCCCGGCAACGGCAACGGCGAGGGGGACGGCGGCGGCACGCAGCTGCCCACCTACGAGGTCGCCCAGGACGTCACCGTCGAGGGTTCGCCCACCTTCGACAAGATCAAGGCCGCGGGCCAGCCGACCATCGGGGTCAAGCAGGACCAGCCCGGCCTCGGCGAGAAGGACGCGACGACCGGCGAGTACAACGGCTTCGACATCGAGATCGCCAAGCTGATCACCGCCAAGCTGGGCTTCGAGCCGGACAGCATCGAGTACAAGCCGGTCCCCTCGGCCGGGCGCGAGCAGGCGCTGATCAACGGCGACGTGCACTACTACGTCGGCACCTACACGATCAACGACAAGCGCAAGGAGCAGGTCAGCTTCGCCGGGCCGTACTTCGTCGCAGGCCAGGACCTGCTGGTGGCCAAGGACAACACCGACATCACCGGCCCGGACGCGCTGAGCGGTAAGAAGGTCTGCTCGGTGAGCGGCTCCACCCCGATCCAGCGGGTGCGTGAGGAAGGGATGGTCGAGCCCGGCGGCGAGATCGTCGAGCTGCAGACCTACTCACAGTGCGTGGAGCAGCTGGCCCAGGGCCGGGTGGACGCGGTCACCACCGACGACGCCATCCTCAAGGGCTACGCCGCGCAGGAGCCGGACACGTTCAGGGTCGTCGGCGAGACCTTCTCCGATGAGCCGTACGGCGTCGGCCTGCCGAAGGAGGACAAGGCGCTCCGGGACAAGGTGAACGACATCCTGGAGCAGGCGCTGGAGGACGGCACCTGGCAGCAGATCTACGACGCGACGCTGGGTAAGTCGGGGTCGACCGCCGAGAAGCCGACCATCGACAGGTACTGA
- a CDS encoding amino acid ABC transporter permease produces MDVLFDNLDLYGPGFLTTIELFALAAVGSLILGTILAMLRVSPVPVLRAGGTTYVTLFRNTPLTLIFFFFAFAFPLLKIVQIDFFVSAVVALTLYTSAFVCEVVRSGINTVPVGQAEAGRAIGLTFGQILASIVLPQATRSVVPPMVSTMIALIKNTTIASGFSVVEAGAIQSYLSERGYSVMIGLLWVALGFVILVIPMTLLQRSLEKRWSVAR; encoded by the coding sequence ATGGACGTCCTGTTCGACAACCTTGACCTGTACGGTCCCGGGTTTCTCACCACGATCGAGCTCTTCGCGCTCGCCGCGGTCGGGTCGCTGATACTGGGCACGATCCTGGCGATGCTCAGGGTGAGCCCGGTGCCGGTGCTGCGGGCCGGGGGCACGACGTACGTGACCCTGTTCCGCAACACCCCGCTGACGCTGATCTTCTTTTTCTTCGCCTTCGCCTTCCCGCTGCTGAAGATCGTGCAGATCGACTTCTTCGTCTCGGCCGTGGTGGCGTTGACGCTCTACACCTCGGCGTTCGTGTGCGAGGTGGTGCGGTCGGGGATCAACACCGTGCCGGTAGGGCAGGCCGAGGCCGGGCGCGCGATCGGGTTGACCTTCGGCCAGATCCTGGCCAGCATCGTGCTACCGCAGGCCACCCGCTCGGTGGTTCCGCCGATGGTCAGTACCATGATCGCGCTGATCAAGAACACCACCATCGCCTCGGGCTTCTCCGTCGTCGAGGCCGGCGCGATCCAGTCCTACCTCTCCGAGCGGGGATACAGCGTGATGATCGGGCTGCTCTGGGTCGCGCTCGGGTTCGTCATCCTGGTTATTCCCATGACCCTGCTGCAACGCAGCCTCGAGAAGCGCTGGAGCGTGGCCCGATGA
- a CDS encoding amino acid ABC transporter permease → MSSVLFDSPGPKARIRHRIYGAAGLLAFAALIGFIVLRFADEGQFDGKLWSWLQYETVQLELLSALGNTLRAFAAGAVLALVFGAIFAAGRLSDHAIFRVPSTVIVEFFRAVPLVVMIFFFHFGISLGAPFYSVVLGLTLYNGSVLAEVFRAGVLSLPSGQGEAAYAIGMRKTQVMQTVLLPQALRAMLPAIISQLVVLLKDTALGFLITYEELLRYARFLGGIAEFGRPLVPITIVVAAMYIVMCLALTGLAKYLEGRNRRNKKAPIPDKKPDDVVLANEPMN, encoded by the coding sequence ATGAGTTCCGTCCTTTTCGACTCGCCCGGCCCCAAGGCACGGATACGGCACCGGATCTACGGCGCCGCAGGCTTACTCGCGTTCGCCGCACTCATCGGGTTCATCGTGCTGCGCTTCGCCGATGAGGGCCAGTTCGACGGCAAGTTGTGGAGCTGGCTGCAGTACGAGACCGTCCAGCTGGAACTGCTCAGCGCGCTCGGCAACACCTTGCGGGCGTTCGCCGCGGGCGCGGTGCTCGCCCTGGTGTTCGGCGCGATCTTCGCGGCCGGGCGACTGTCCGATCACGCGATCTTCCGCGTGCCCTCCACGGTCATCGTCGAGTTCTTCCGTGCCGTGCCCCTGGTGGTCATGATCTTCTTCTTCCACTTCGGGATCAGTCTTGGCGCGCCGTTCTACTCCGTGGTGCTCGGTCTCACGCTGTACAACGGATCGGTGCTGGCCGAGGTCTTCCGGGCCGGGGTGCTGTCCCTGCCGTCCGGACAGGGCGAGGCGGCGTACGCGATCGGCATGCGCAAGACCCAGGTGATGCAGACCGTGCTGCTGCCGCAGGCACTGCGGGCCATGCTGCCCGCGATCATCAGCCAGCTGGTGGTGCTGCTCAAGGACACCGCGCTCGGCTTCCTGATCACCTACGAGGAGCTGCTGCGTTACGCCCGTTTCCTGGGCGGGATCGCCGAGTTCGGCCGCCCGCTGGTGCCGATCACCATCGTGGTCGCGGCGATGTACATCGTCATGTGCCTCGCGCTGACCGGGCTGGCGAAGTACCTGGAGGGCCGCAACCGACGCAACAAGAAGGCCCCGATACCGGACAAGAAGCCGGACGACGTAGTCCTCGCCAACGAACCCATGAACTGA
- a CDS encoding succinate dehydrogenase/fumarate reductase iron-sulfur subunit — protein MGYEARFRVWRGDADSGELKDFTVEANEGEVVLDVIHRLQATQCSDLAVRWNCKAGKCGSCSAEINGRPRLLCMTRMSTFAEDEVITVTPLRAFPIVRDLVTDVSYNYTKAREIPSFTPPRDLEPGEYRMQQRDVQRSQEFRKCIECFLCQDTCHVVRDHEENKEAFAGPRYLMRIAELEMHPLDVADRRDEAVTEHGLGYCNITKCCTEVCPEGIKITDNALIPMKERAADKRYDPIVWLGNKLFKRG, from the coding sequence ATGGGGTACGAGGCCCGGTTCCGGGTATGGCGGGGCGACGCCGACTCGGGCGAGCTGAAGGACTTCACGGTGGAGGCCAACGAGGGCGAGGTCGTGCTCGATGTGATCCACCGGCTACAGGCCACCCAGTGCTCGGACCTGGCGGTGCGCTGGAACTGCAAGGCAGGCAAATGCGGCTCGTGCTCGGCGGAGATCAACGGGCGGCCGCGACTGCTGTGCATGACCCGGATGTCCACCTTCGCCGAGGACGAGGTCATCACCGTCACCCCGCTGCGTGCCTTCCCGATCGTGCGTGACCTGGTGACCGACGTGTCGTACAACTACACCAAGGCACGGGAGATCCCCTCGTTCACCCCGCCCAGGGACCTCGAGCCCGGTGAGTACCGGATGCAGCAGCGGGACGTGCAGCGTTCGCAGGAGTTCCGCAAGTGCATCGAATGCTTCCTGTGCCAGGACACCTGCCATGTGGTGCGCGACCACGAGGAGAACAAGGAAGCCTTCGCTGGCCCGCGCTACCTGATGCGTATCGCCGAGCTGGAGATGCACCCGCTGGACGTCGCCGACCGCAGGGATGAGGCGGTGACCGAGCACGGCCTCGGCTACTGCAACATCACCAAATGCTGTACCGAGGTCTGCCCTGAGGGCATCAAGATCACCGACAACGCGCTGATCCCGATGAAGGAACGCGCCGCGGACAAGCGCTACGACCCGATCGTCTGGCTCGGCAACAAACTCTTCAAGCGCGGCTGA